The Sorangiineae bacterium MSr11367 genome window below encodes:
- a CDS encoding DUF2169 domain-containing protein: MKFINETPWQARFFFGGGGETVNLAWVAARATFRLENRRTLVPADEPWPVFVTPVRTTHGTFPSDDAPSRNGCDLIVTGTALSQTPVSWLKAHVRAGDFGNDIFVVGDRIWKRSGRSLVASDPRPFTAMPVDWSRAFGGTTLQEGLPVPDPINPEGRGAYLSPDHAADNPLPNLEDPNAPVRNWNDRPLPVAWSPIANSHLWQIASWLGESSKSGRPPPNADEIMRQSAQCYVCAAPPRNVMPELRAGAPVDIALGETRASFHVPPIELALRVEIGAERISCPLKFSGLWVFVDAQLVVLSLRASFRYVLRPFEKRVAILQRAHLPIGSG, translated from the coding sequence ATGAAGTTCATCAACGAAACACCGTGGCAAGCTCGCTTCTTCTTCGGCGGGGGCGGCGAAACGGTCAACCTGGCGTGGGTCGCCGCGCGGGCCACGTTTCGCCTGGAAAACCGGAGGACGCTCGTGCCGGCCGACGAGCCGTGGCCCGTCTTCGTCACCCCCGTCCGCACGACCCACGGCACCTTTCCCAGCGACGATGCCCCCAGCCGGAATGGGTGCGATTTGATCGTGACGGGCACCGCTCTCTCGCAAACGCCCGTTTCCTGGCTCAAAGCGCATGTGCGGGCCGGAGACTTCGGCAACGATATCTTCGTGGTGGGCGACCGCATTTGGAAAAGATCGGGGCGCTCGCTCGTAGCCTCGGATCCTCGCCCGTTCACGGCGATGCCGGTGGACTGGTCGCGCGCTTTCGGTGGAACCACGTTGCAGGAAGGACTGCCCGTTCCCGACCCCATCAACCCCGAGGGTCGCGGCGCCTATCTGTCGCCCGACCATGCCGCGGATAACCCACTACCCAACCTGGAAGATCCGAACGCGCCCGTTCGAAATTGGAACGACCGCCCCCTGCCCGTCGCATGGAGCCCCATTGCCAATTCGCACCTTTGGCAAATAGCATCATGGCTCGGCGAAAGCTCGAAGTCCGGTCGGCCGCCGCCCAACGCCGACGAGATCATGCGGCAATCGGCCCAATGTTACGTGTGCGCGGCGCCTCCGCGAAACGTCATGCCCGAGCTTCGAGCGGGCGCTCCGGTGGATATCGCCTTGGGCGAGACGCGGGCGTCGTTTCACGTACCGCCCATCGAACTCGCGCTGCGCGTGGAAATCGGCGCGGAGCGCATCTCCTGCCCGCTGAAATTCAGTGGACTCTGGGTCTTCGTCGACGCGCAGTTGGTCGTACTCTCCCTGCGCGCATCGTTTCGATACGTGCTGAGGCCCTTCGAGAAACGGGTGGCCATTTTGCAACGAGCTCACCTTCCCATTGGATCAGGCTAA
- a CDS encoding DUF2169 domain-containing protein, whose product MTDQGVLSLIDFTEAPNGTALLHAFAKRTYTFAPGHRPVVAPLQVPLHMEPSYYEATGQGSDAAPLTDPDVFCHQKAGTDVVVQGTAHSMNGPVPFMDVGVGIMGTSEPEKVARRIRVTGDRRVEYRGEGNDVVFTPPEPFERMPLTYDRAYGGRDLWSPVDHPDKEAIWLAKYSRSSSDELSMYVYPRNPAGRGFLVHPSRAAFDALELPNLEFPEDRLTPSRLCTGDLYQWPKAPFPAGFDWFDPSWFPRLAFLLSMGAPHACKAEDFCEVRSGVIPPELVAQPTEDTVLKFTPGAPGQERFYHGASPWLAVAPLTGQETIVLWGMHPTAPRFDIPLPTEVPQVLFELPDGRVVESEASLRTVVVRPDEGQLTMVWVARHAMSQPLTEAQVSRMRHAVRWRTR is encoded by the coding sequence ATGACCGACCAGGGAGTTCTCTCGCTCATCGACTTCACCGAGGCACCGAACGGCACCGCCTTGCTTCACGCCTTCGCGAAGCGCACGTACACGTTCGCGCCGGGGCATAGACCGGTCGTTGCCCCCCTGCAGGTGCCTTTGCACATGGAGCCGAGCTACTACGAGGCGACGGGACAAGGTAGCGACGCGGCTCCATTGACCGATCCAGACGTATTTTGCCATCAGAAGGCGGGTACCGACGTGGTCGTCCAGGGAACGGCCCATTCCATGAATGGACCGGTCCCATTCATGGACGTCGGCGTTGGCATCATGGGCACGAGCGAGCCCGAAAAAGTAGCACGACGAATCCGCGTGACAGGTGACCGGCGTGTCGAATACCGGGGCGAGGGAAACGACGTGGTCTTCACGCCGCCGGAGCCGTTCGAGCGGATGCCCCTGACCTACGATCGCGCGTACGGCGGGCGGGATCTCTGGTCGCCCGTGGACCATCCCGACAAAGAGGCCATTTGGCTGGCCAAGTATTCCAGGTCCTCGAGCGACGAATTGTCGATGTACGTCTATCCGCGCAATCCGGCGGGCCGCGGATTCCTGGTGCACCCGTCGCGCGCGGCGTTCGATGCGCTCGAGCTGCCGAATCTCGAGTTTCCCGAGGATAGGCTGACGCCTTCGCGGCTTTGCACCGGCGATTTGTACCAATGGCCAAAAGCCCCTTTTCCCGCGGGCTTCGATTGGTTCGACCCGTCGTGGTTTCCCCGTTTGGCCTTTCTGCTGTCCATGGGCGCGCCGCACGCGTGCAAAGCGGAGGATTTCTGCGAGGTGCGCAGTGGCGTCATTCCTCCGGAGCTCGTCGCGCAACCCACCGAAGATACGGTGCTCAAATTCACCCCGGGCGCGCCGGGGCAAGAGCGATTCTACCATGGTGCATCGCCCTGGCTCGCGGTCGCGCCGCTCACGGGGCAAGAGACCATCGTGCTCTGGGGCATGCACCCCACGGCGCCGCGCTTCGATATTCCGCTTCCCACGGAGGTGCCGCAAGTCTTGTTCGAGCTTCCCGATGGGCGGGTCGTCGAGAGCGAGGCTTCGCTTCGCACCGTGGTGGTGCGCCCCGACGAAGGGCAGTTGACGATGGTGTGGGTGGCGCGGCACGCGATGTCGCAGCCTTTGACGGAGGCGCAAGTCTCGCGCATGCGCCATGCCGTGAGGTGGCGGACACGATGA
- a CDS encoding type II toxin-antitoxin system PemK/MazF family toxin, translated as MLIHRGDIHWIAPQDDAQGPAPNYAHPYVVVQDDWFNHSRITSVVVCALTSNLQRANEPGNVLLDPGEGNLPKQSVVVVSQIDAVDKSRLGERIGSLSDARVEQILDGLRFQQASFFGRLKA; from the coding sequence ATGCTGATTCACCGCGGAGATATCCATTGGATCGCGCCCCAGGACGATGCGCAGGGGCCCGCCCCGAACTACGCCCACCCGTACGTGGTGGTGCAGGACGACTGGTTCAACCACTCGCGCATCACGTCCGTGGTCGTCTGCGCATTGACCTCGAACTTGCAGCGCGCGAACGAACCGGGCAACGTCCTGCTCGACCCGGGCGAGGGGAATCTGCCGAAGCAGAGCGTCGTGGTGGTATCCCAGATCGACGCCGTGGACAAATCGCGCCTGGGCGAGCGCATTGGATCCCTATCCGATGCGCGCGTGGAGCAGATTCTCGATGGGCTGCGCTTTCAGCAGGCGTCCTTCTTCGGCCGCCTCAAGGCTTGA
- a CDS encoding glutathione S-transferase family protein — translation MATLVTIPFSHFCEKARWALDYTGYDYVEEGHMPVLHRFAVWRATSPRTSVPVLVAGGHVFGDSTEILAHADASARPERKLYPDDAARRAEVQSLEDDFDERLGPHIRRVIYFYLLPNQDMARKVMDRGTPSWERATVRLLFPVMRRTMNRFMEIDARTAAQSRDEVLRTFDDVERRLGDGRPFLTGDRFTAADLTFAALAGVAVFPPESEKAYPSIFSLGGEVPQDALDLVRETQARPVGDFVRRIYREHRGRPC, via the coding sequence ATGGCGACCCTCGTCACGATCCCTTTCAGTCACTTTTGCGAGAAGGCCCGGTGGGCCCTCGACTACACGGGATACGACTACGTGGAGGAGGGGCACATGCCGGTGCTGCATCGCTTTGCCGTCTGGCGTGCCACGAGCCCGCGGACTTCGGTGCCGGTGCTGGTGGCCGGTGGCCACGTTTTTGGCGACTCGACCGAGATTCTGGCCCACGCGGATGCGAGCGCGCGCCCGGAGAGGAAGCTGTACCCGGACGATGCCGCGCGTCGTGCCGAGGTGCAGTCCCTGGAGGACGATTTCGACGAGCGCCTCGGGCCGCACATTCGCCGGGTGATCTATTTTTATCTTTTGCCGAACCAGGACATGGCCCGCAAAGTCATGGATCGAGGAACGCCGTCCTGGGAACGCGCTACCGTGCGGCTGCTGTTTCCGGTGATGCGCCGGACGATGAACCGATTCATGGAGATCGACGCCCGCACTGCTGCGCAATCGCGCGACGAAGTGTTGCGCACGTTCGACGACGTCGAGCGGCGCCTGGGCGATGGGCGGCCGTTCCTCACCGGCGATCGCTTCACGGCCGCCGATCTCACGTTTGCCGCGCTCGCGGGGGTGGCGGTCTTCCCGCCGGAGTCGGAAAAGGCTTATCCCTCGATCTTCTCGTTGGGCGGGGAGGTGCCGCAGGATGCGCTCGACTTGGTGCGCGAAACGCAGGCGCGTCCCGTGGGAGACTTCGTGCGGCGCATCTACCGCGAACACCGGGGTCGCCCATGCTGA
- a CDS encoding glycoside hydrolase family 3 C-terminal domain-containing protein, whose protein sequence is MRLTAPNVVFAGWMTMLASACAVSTDAHDPSEAPEDSAPGPQELLVHDPYPDPSLPVATRVNQILAKMTLDEKLGQMTQPERVSVSNADVTNFFIGSVLSGGGSAPSPNTASSWANMYDAYQNAAVATRLGIPLIYGVDAVHGHNNVFGATIFPHNIGLGATRNATLAQQIGRAVAEEVSGTGIDWDFAPCLCVARNDRWGRTYESFGEKPELPSQLAALITGLQGSSLSASGSVLATAKHYVGDGGTTNGTDQGNTQLSEADLRAIHLPPFREAIARNVGSVMVSYSSWNGAKMHGQQYLITNVLKNELGFSGFVVSDYNGIDQIDGQPGFTAAEVRQSINAGIDMVMVPTAWRDFINLLRGEVQAGRVPMSRIDDANRRILTKKFELGLFEKPLTDRSYTGTVGNAAHRSLARQAVRESMVLLKNAGNVLPLAKANNKIFVAGKSADNIGLQSGGWTISWQGSSGNITTGTTILQGIRNGAGAGTTVTYNQSGSGIDNSYKVAIAVVGETPYAEGAGDRPNDMGLDSTDLNTITTLRNSGVPVVVVLVSGRPLDIASQVPNWNGLVAAWLPGTEGSGVADVLYGDYAPTGKLPVTWMQSASQQPINDGDGKPALYPFGFGLTYGAPPARNAYDTIQAESFDGQSGIQTETTTDTGGGQNIGYINPGDSVFYTNVDFGATSAVSVTTRLASGAGSGTLQYRLDSATGPVIASTAVSGTGGWQSWTSATANLSASATGKHAVYITFTGPGGDFVNVNWFRFAR, encoded by the coding sequence ATGAGGCTGACGGCACCGAACGTCGTTTTCGCAGGGTGGATGACCATGTTGGCTTCGGCCTGCGCGGTGAGTACGGACGCGCACGATCCATCCGAGGCTCCGGAAGATTCGGCGCCCGGCCCGCAGGAATTGCTCGTCCACGACCCTTATCCGGATCCGTCGCTGCCAGTGGCCACCCGGGTCAATCAGATTCTCGCGAAGATGACCCTGGACGAGAAACTCGGTCAGATGACCCAACCCGAGCGCGTCTCGGTGAGCAACGCAGACGTCACCAATTTCTTCATTGGTTCCGTCCTCTCGGGCGGAGGCTCTGCGCCCTCGCCCAATACGGCCTCGAGCTGGGCGAACATGTACGACGCCTACCAGAACGCCGCCGTCGCGACCCGCCTGGGCATCCCATTGATCTACGGCGTCGACGCCGTGCACGGGCACAACAACGTATTTGGCGCGACGATCTTCCCGCACAACATCGGCCTCGGGGCCACGCGCAATGCGACGTTGGCGCAGCAGATCGGCCGGGCGGTGGCCGAGGAAGTCTCCGGCACCGGCATCGACTGGGACTTCGCGCCCTGCCTCTGCGTCGCGCGCAACGACCGTTGGGGCCGTACCTACGAATCCTTCGGCGAAAAGCCGGAATTGCCGTCGCAACTGGCCGCGCTCATCACCGGCCTGCAAGGCAGTTCGCTGAGCGCATCTGGCTCGGTCCTCGCGACGGCCAAGCATTACGTCGGCGACGGTGGCACCACCAACGGCACCGATCAGGGCAATACGCAGCTCAGTGAGGCCGATCTGCGGGCCATCCACCTGCCGCCCTTCCGCGAAGCCATTGCGCGCAACGTGGGCTCGGTCATGGTCAGCTACAGCAGCTGGAATGGGGCCAAGATGCATGGCCAGCAATACTTGATTACCAACGTCCTGAAGAACGAACTCGGATTCAGCGGATTCGTCGTCTCCGACTACAATGGCATCGATCAAATCGATGGACAGCCTGGCTTCACCGCCGCCGAGGTGCGCCAGTCCATCAACGCCGGCATCGACATGGTCATGGTGCCGACGGCCTGGCGCGACTTCATCAATCTCTTGCGCGGCGAGGTGCAAGCCGGCCGCGTTCCGATGTCCCGCATCGACGATGCGAACCGCCGCATCCTGACCAAAAAATTCGAGCTCGGCCTCTTCGAAAAGCCGCTGACCGATCGCAGCTACACGGGCACGGTGGGCAATGCGGCGCATCGTTCGCTCGCGCGCCAAGCGGTGCGCGAATCGATGGTGCTGCTCAAGAATGCGGGCAACGTTCTTCCGCTGGCCAAGGCGAACAACAAGATTTTCGTCGCCGGCAAGAGCGCCGACAACATTGGCCTTCAGAGCGGCGGTTGGACCATCTCCTGGCAGGGCAGCAGCGGCAACATCACCACCGGGACGACCATCCTGCAGGGGATCCGCAACGGCGCAGGGGCCGGCACGACGGTGACGTACAATCAGAGCGGCTCGGGAATCGACAACTCGTACAAAGTGGCCATTGCCGTCGTGGGCGAGACGCCGTACGCCGAGGGCGCGGGCGACCGTCCCAACGACATGGGCCTGGACTCCACGGATCTGAACACGATCACCACGTTGCGAAACAGCGGAGTGCCCGTGGTGGTGGTGTTGGTCTCGGGCCGGCCTCTGGACATCGCATCGCAAGTGCCGAATTGGAATGGCCTGGTGGCCGCGTGGCTGCCCGGCACCGAGGGTTCGGGCGTGGCCGACGTGCTCTATGGCGACTACGCGCCGACGGGCAAATTGCCGGTAACCTGGATGCAGTCCGCCAGCCAACAGCCGATCAACGACGGGGATGGCAAGCCCGCCCTCTACCCCTTCGGATTCGGCCTCACCTATGGCGCGCCGCCCGCACGGAATGCGTACGACACGATTCAGGCCGAGTCGTTCGACGGGCAGTCCGGCATTCAGACCGAGACGACGACCGACACGGGCGGCGGGCAAAACATCGGGTACATCAACCCCGGCGACTCCGTGTTTTATACCAATGTCGACTTCGGGGCGACGAGCGCCGTCTCCGTCACCACGAGGCTCGCGTCGGGCGCCGGCAGCGGCACGCTGCAATACCGGCTCGACAGCGCCACGGGGCCGGTCATCGCCAGCACCGCGGTCTCGGGCACGGGCGGATGGCAAAGCTGGACGAGTGCGACGGCGAATCTCTCGGCCTCCGCCACGGGCAAGCACGCGGTGTACATCACCTTCACCGGCCCGGGCGGCGACTTCGTGAACGTGAACTGGTTCCGGTTCGCGCGATAG
- a CDS encoding NmrA family NAD(P)-binding protein: MSNPIVLVVGAAGRFAGLLVPELVRRGATVRALVRSEANAAVARKAGAAEIALGDLRDAASLEAAARGARGIFHIGPAFAPDESELGLRMVGAAKRAGVRRFVFSSVMHPTNARLGTHAMKQPVEEALFGSGLAYTILQPTNFYQNIELAWPAVLAHGVFAEPFAKTAPVARVDYRDVAEVAAKALTEDHLAYGTFELCGEEQPTREDIVALMGEALGRPKSIAAAEPSFAEWRAMANPPYDERQLGWLASIFAYYNEHGIRGNTTVLRTLLGRSPRTLRAYVGELAQSS; this comes from the coding sequence ATGTCGAATCCGATTGTCCTGGTCGTGGGGGCTGCTGGTCGATTTGCCGGGTTGTTGGTCCCCGAGCTCGTGCGCCGCGGCGCCACGGTGCGTGCGCTGGTGCGGAGCGAGGCGAATGCGGCCGTGGCACGAAAGGCCGGCGCTGCCGAGATTGCCCTCGGCGATCTGCGTGATGCCGCCAGCCTCGAGGCGGCGGCGCGCGGAGCTCGAGGCATTTTTCACATCGGTCCGGCGTTTGCGCCGGACGAATCGGAACTGGGGCTGCGCATGGTGGGCGCGGCCAAGCGGGCCGGCGTGCGAAGGTTCGTCTTCTCGAGTGTGATGCACCCGACCAATGCCCGGTTGGGCACCCATGCCATGAAGCAACCCGTCGAGGAGGCGCTCTTCGGATCGGGGCTCGCGTACACGATTTTGCAGCCGACGAACTTTTACCAGAATATCGAGCTTGCCTGGCCTGCCGTGCTCGCACACGGCGTGTTCGCCGAGCCCTTCGCGAAGACGGCCCCCGTGGCACGCGTCGACTACCGTGATGTCGCCGAGGTTGCCGCCAAAGCCCTCACCGAGGATCACCTTGCGTACGGCACGTTCGAGCTATGCGGCGAGGAGCAGCCCACCCGTGAGGACATCGTCGCCCTCATGGGCGAGGCGCTCGGCCGCCCCAAGAGCATTGCAGCCGCCGAGCCGAGCTTCGCCGAATGGCGGGCCATGGCCAATCCGCCATACGACGAACGCCAGCTCGGGTGGCTGGCAAGCATCTTTGCGTATTACAACGAGCACGGCATACGCGGAAACACCACGGTGCTGCGCACCCTCTTGGGACGCTCGCCGCGAACGCTCCGCGCGTACGTCGGCGAGCTTGCCCAGTCGAGCTAG
- a CDS encoding LysR family transcriptional regulator has translation MDRIDDLEAFLAVVEKGSLTAAARAERRSLQSISRSLTALEGRLGIELVHRTTRQSNPTEAGLAFYRRVKPALAEIQAAKIDAIHRRNEVSGVLRVSSSVLFAPIYLVPALAAFMDRHPKIEVELALSERYVDLVEEGFDVAIRMGEMADSDLRARRLGSLRAVVYGAPRYFAKHGKPKHPRELAHHQCVIRTVDRHAHQWRFRIGGKATTVKVEGRFRVDGSAAAHAAVVHGLGLGFGPLWQVRTLVDAGALELVLVDYELPTIPIHAVSPASQTPPAKTRLFTEFLAAQLKRERW, from the coding sequence GTGGACCGCATCGACGACCTCGAAGCCTTCTTGGCGGTGGTGGAAAAGGGAAGCCTTACGGCGGCCGCCCGCGCGGAGCGTCGCTCGCTGCAATCGATCAGCCGCTCGCTCACCGCCCTCGAGGGACGTCTCGGCATCGAATTGGTGCACCGCACGACGCGGCAATCGAATCCCACGGAGGCGGGGCTTGCCTTCTACCGCAGAGTCAAACCCGCCCTGGCCGAGATCCAGGCGGCCAAGATCGACGCCATCCACCGCCGGAACGAAGTATCCGGGGTCCTGCGCGTCAGCTCGTCGGTGCTCTTCGCCCCCATCTACCTGGTGCCCGCCCTTGCGGCCTTCATGGATCGTCACCCGAAGATCGAGGTCGAGCTCGCGCTCTCCGAGAGGTACGTCGACCTGGTGGAGGAAGGCTTCGACGTGGCCATCCGCATGGGTGAGATGGCCGATTCGGATTTGCGGGCGCGACGCCTCGGCAGCCTTCGCGCCGTCGTCTACGGTGCCCCGCGCTATTTCGCCAAACATGGCAAGCCGAAGCATCCGCGGGAGCTCGCGCACCATCAATGCGTCATCCGCACGGTGGATCGCCATGCCCATCAATGGCGTTTTCGCATCGGTGGAAAGGCGACCACCGTCAAGGTCGAGGGCCGCTTTCGGGTCGATGGATCCGCGGCCGCGCATGCGGCGGTGGTGCACGGACTCGGTCTCGGCTTCGGCCCGCTTTGGCAGGTCCGCACGTTGGTCGACGCGGGTGCCCTCGAGCTGGTGCTCGTCGACTACGAGCTGCCGACCATCCCCATCCACGCCGTGTCGCCGGCGAGCCAGACGCCACCGGCCAAAACGCGCCTCTTCACGGAGTTTCTCGCCGCCCAATTGAAGCGCGAACGTTGGTAG
- a CDS encoding TetR family transcriptional regulator gives MPPNRKPAIAPRKRPTQSRAIQLVADVLEAAIRVLKREGGHRFTTVRVAQEAGVSVGSLYQYFPNKESLLFRLQQDEWEATYAMMHQLLHAPDRTPEQRLRCAVVAFFRTEWDEADLRRALDDAGALFRNAPPAKAFYRKAMQRLAPFFAEMLPRASAAEREHLADFTLTVLASVGEKITERGLSRKEVERWAEETADMLCAHLARVARTPATNVRASIGRRETP, from the coding sequence ATGCCACCGAATCGAAAGCCCGCGATCGCACCGCGCAAACGACCGACGCAATCGCGGGCCATCCAACTGGTGGCCGATGTGCTCGAAGCGGCCATCCGCGTCTTGAAGCGCGAGGGCGGGCACCGCTTCACCACCGTGCGCGTGGCCCAAGAGGCGGGCGTGAGCGTCGGCTCGCTCTACCAGTATTTTCCGAACAAGGAGTCGCTGCTTTTTCGCCTGCAGCAAGACGAGTGGGAGGCGACCTATGCGATGATGCACCAGCTGCTGCATGCGCCCGATCGGACGCCGGAGCAGCGACTGCGCTGCGCGGTGGTGGCCTTCTTCCGCACCGAATGGGACGAGGCGGATCTGCGCCGCGCGCTCGACGACGCGGGCGCCCTCTTTCGAAATGCGCCGCCCGCGAAGGCCTTTTACCGCAAGGCGATGCAGCGCCTCGCCCCGTTCTTCGCCGAGATGCTTCCCCGTGCATCGGCCGCCGAACGCGAGCACCTGGCCGACTTCACCTTGACCGTGCTGGCCTCCGTCGGGGAGAAGATCACGGAGCGCGGCCTGTCGCGAAAAGAAGTCGAGCGATGGGCCGAGGAGACGGCGGACATGTTGTGCGCGCATCTGGCTCGTGTGGCTCGTACGCCCGCTACCAACGTTCGCGCTTCAATTGGGCGGCGAGAAACTCCGTGA
- a CDS encoding NADP oxidoreductase, producing MSASPVVTILGAGRVGRALAEKLEKAGRTVILGSRRGPIDPARACRDGDIVINALPGAVSVASLVPLEDVLRGKVLVDVANASTRGPDGMPNGLVYPGGSLGEELQRALPETRVVKTLNTMVYTVMTEPTALSMPVSAFLSGDDAPAKELVGALLVDLGWPREWILDLGGIASARAPEAFVAMLGAVAATFAGSGLPRFGLAIAR from the coding sequence ATGAGCGCCTCTCCCGTCGTCACCATTCTCGGGGCCGGCCGCGTGGGGCGCGCCCTCGCCGAAAAGCTCGAGAAGGCCGGCCGCACCGTGATCCTCGGCTCGCGCCGCGGTCCCATCGACCCTGCGCGCGCATGCCGCGATGGGGACATCGTCATCAACGCCTTGCCCGGTGCCGTCTCCGTCGCGTCGCTCGTCCCGCTGGAAGACGTGCTCCGCGGCAAGGTCCTCGTCGACGTGGCCAACGCCAGCACGCGTGGCCCGGACGGCATGCCCAACGGGCTCGTCTACCCGGGCGGAAGCCTCGGCGAAGAGCTCCAGCGGGCGCTCCCGGAAACGCGCGTCGTCAAGACGCTCAACACGATGGTGTACACGGTCATGACCGAGCCCACCGCGCTGTCGATGCCGGTCTCCGCCTTCCTCTCGGGCGATGATGCCCCCGCCAAGGAACTCGTCGGTGCTCTCCTCGTCGATCTCGGCTGGCCGCGCGAGTGGATCCTCGACCTGGGCGGCATCGCCAGCGCCCGCGCCCCCGAGGCCTTCGTCGCGATGCTCGGCGCCGTCGCCGCGACCTTCGCGGGATCGGGACTCCCGCGTTTCGGTTTGGCCATCGCGCGCTAA
- a CDS encoding inositol monophosphatase, with product MVMDKNDDERWLAGAVEIVHGAGARLLSHFDVARRGALDVPGVSSAVHAIDEFVAEDLRRGLSRLVPEVGWFDDQEEGGDLPPGAFWVCDPVSGVVNYVQGLIEWCTSATLIVDNEAILTVVHAPLTKETYTAQRGRGAWLNGRTIRPSTRRDLRVAMVATSQAYAVQENPELAQRIGRSLTSVMRKTMLVRSGVPASMLVAYVADGRLDAFWLHGSNRADLLAGGLLAREAGAIVSDAEGSAPWTGASSSFVAAAPGLHAAFLGALGGANA from the coding sequence ATGGTCATGGACAAGAACGACGATGAACGATGGTTGGCGGGTGCCGTGGAGATCGTGCACGGTGCCGGGGCGCGGTTGCTTTCTCATTTCGATGTTGCGCGCCGGGGTGCCTTGGACGTGCCCGGCGTTTCTTCGGCGGTGCACGCCATCGACGAGTTCGTGGCGGAGGATCTGCGTCGCGGGCTTTCCCGGCTGGTGCCAGAGGTTGGGTGGTTCGACGACCAAGAGGAGGGCGGTGATCTGCCGCCCGGCGCGTTCTGGGTCTGCGATCCCGTCAGCGGGGTCGTGAACTACGTGCAAGGCCTGATCGAATGGTGCACCAGCGCGACCTTGATCGTCGACAACGAGGCGATTCTCACGGTCGTCCATGCGCCGCTCACCAAGGAGACGTACACGGCCCAGCGCGGGCGGGGGGCGTGGTTGAATGGACGAACCATTCGTCCATCGACCCGTCGCGACCTTCGTGTGGCGATGGTCGCCACGAGCCAGGCGTATGCCGTGCAGGAAAATCCCGAGCTTGCGCAGCGCATCGGTCGCTCCCTGACCTCCGTGATGCGCAAGACGATGCTGGTGCGCTCCGGCGTTCCCGCGTCGATGCTCGTGGCGTACGTGGCCGATGGGCGGCTCGATGCCTTTTGGCTGCATGGCTCGAATCGCGCCGATCTCCTTGCCGGCGGCTTGCTCGCCCGAGAGGCCGGCGCCATCGTGAGCGACGCGGAGGGCAGCGCACCCTGGACGGGCGCGTCCAGCAGCTTCGTCGCCGCGGCGCCCGGCCTTCACGCGGCCTTCCTCGGCGCGCTCGGGGGGGCGAACGCATGA
- a CDS encoding zinc-dependent alcohol dehydrogenase family protein: protein MRAIYFEQFRQPPRLETLADPTPTPRGVVVKVGATGLCRSDWHGWMGHDADIVLPHVPGHELAGTIQAVGRDVRRWRVGDRVTVPFVGGCGDCFECRTGNHQVCEKQFQPGFTGWGSFAEYVAIDYADTNVVALPDWLDFGTAASLGCRFVTSFRAIVDQARVLPGEWVAIHGCGGIGLSAIMIAAAMGAHVVAIDVTDEKLEFARSIGAHAAVNARTTTDVVGAVKEITRGGAHVSMDALGHPATCFNSIANLRRRGRHLQVGLMVDDHAHPRIPMDRVLAHELQILGSHGMQAFRYDAMLSMIEVGKLAPRKLIGSEISLDDAVDALVQMDRFQGTGITVITRL, encoded by the coding sequence ATGAGAGCCATCTACTTCGAGCAGTTCCGTCAGCCGCCGCGCCTGGAGACGCTTGCCGATCCCACACCGACGCCCAGGGGCGTCGTCGTGAAGGTGGGGGCCACGGGACTATGCCGCAGCGATTGGCACGGCTGGATGGGCCACGACGCCGACATCGTATTGCCCCACGTCCCCGGCCACGAGCTGGCTGGCACCATCCAGGCCGTCGGACGCGACGTGCGGCGGTGGCGCGTCGGCGATCGCGTGACGGTGCCCTTCGTCGGGGGATGCGGCGATTGCTTCGAATGCCGAACCGGCAACCACCAGGTTTGCGAAAAGCAATTTCAACCCGGATTCACCGGGTGGGGCTCCTTCGCCGAGTACGTCGCCATCGATTACGCCGATACGAACGTGGTCGCCCTACCCGATTGGCTGGACTTCGGCACGGCGGCCTCCCTCGGATGCCGCTTCGTCACCTCGTTTCGAGCCATCGTCGATCAAGCGCGCGTTCTGCCCGGCGAGTGGGTCGCGATTCACGGCTGCGGCGGCATCGGGCTGTCGGCCATCATGATTGCCGCCGCGATGGGCGCGCACGTCGTGGCCATCGATGTGACCGACGAAAAGCTGGAGTTCGCGCGCAGCATCGGTGCACACGCCGCGGTCAACGCCCGCACCACCACCGACGTCGTCGGCGCCGTCAAAGAGATCACCCGCGGCGGGGCCCACGTCTCCATGGACGCCCTCGGGCACCCCGCCACGTGCTTCAACTCCATCGCCAACCTGCGCCGCCGCGGCCGTCACCTGCAAGTCGGCCTCATGGTCGACGACCACGCGCACCCGCGCATCCCGATGGACCGGGTCCTCGCCCACGAATTGCAAATCCTGGGCAGTCACGGCATGCAAGCCTTCCGCTACGACGCCATGCTGAGCATGATCGAGGTGGGCAAACTCGCCCCGCGCAAGCTCATTGGAAGCGAAATCAGCCTGGACGACGCCGTGGACGCGCTCGTGCAAATGGACCGATTCCAAGGCACCGGCATCACCGTCATCACCCGGCTTTAG